A segment of the Salminus brasiliensis chromosome 5, fSalBra1.hap2, whole genome shotgun sequence genome:
TAAAAATGGAATTACTatgaattacattttataaacttcttaaaaaacacatttgatcagttttacatgtttagttatattacctctatctcagtgttgtttaaatgaagatcaaatatcTATACGTTTCAATATGGATATAATAAAACCGAGGGAAGGTAACACTCTACACCTTTGTTTATTTCagcaaaggttttcatggggtgtcacCTGACCTTGGCCCCTGTGACTAATACACAAAGGTTTGCGTGGGGTGCCACCTGCCTCAGCCTCTGTAACTGTATTGTAAAAGCTGATGAGCTGATGAGGTTCAGTCATTCAGTATTTTATAAGGGCCAGCATCTTTGGGCAACGCTACTTTATGCTGTTTGGGTTTCAGCTACGGAAACTATGGAATCCCTTGATGAAAGGAACAGTCTGGAGATGTACGTGTTTCAAACACccagaaagatggaagaaatcAAGGACAAATAGTTTCCATTGGCTTGCATTAGTTTTTAGCTGGGGTTGAAAAACTGCTAGCGtgctgtgatgtgtgtgtggcgcATGCAGGAAGATTAAAGAGCTGTTCTTTAGTCTGATATTTTGGATTTGTGGGTTGCTGATGTCGTACAGCTCGGGGAAGACTGAAATGAAGTGCACTGAGCATGCATAACATCCCTTTAGTGTGGCAAGTTCTTCAGCTTTGTGCTATTACCATTCCACCAGATTGCACTGACCCGGAATCCCAAACAACACATTTCCCAGACATCTGTTTTAGTGTACAACTTTTTAACTTTAATGGTGAAGCGAAAAAATGGaacaaaaatactgaaaaataaattagattaaaaaaaaacctcacaAGCACATTTTTAGATTTGTACAACAATGCAATGCAACATATTGGTATCTTGATTTCCATATATacagaataaaaaatatatatatttttattcttaGTCCACTTCTTTCAGTGTCGGTTCGTTTTTGTCTTGATTAACGAAACATACACAACGTATTTTcctttttctggatttttttctggatttgacttttttctcttttttgtttatttgtttaatttttttttatttattttttgtatgcGTTCACATACATCCTGACAAAATGCTTTTCTCAGTCCAAACTGTAACAcagatttattacatttttttttttctttctcagaattgcttcactttttgacattgcACAATGGAACAgctatctgttttttttttgtttttttaggaagcagaaaaaatgaatatctCTAAATTAAAACAGCAACATAGTTTGGATCATACAGGGTCCTTCCAATATTTGGTGAAATATTCGATAAATATCCAAATGTGAGATTATTCAGCAATTCATCtcccaatatatatatttatttttttatatgctGCACATTCACTTTCATtactgaaaaaaaatgaaagacaaTAAAAGGAAAACTCTACAATGTTGGCTTAAGTGCTGTATTTACCATTTAGATGGCTAGACACACATCAAGAGTGCAGCAGTGCAAAAAAGCACACAACGTAGTGAACTAGTATGGGATGGAAACGCATGGAGTCACATGGGGCATTCAGTCAGGCTAACCTGGACGTCTTTGCGTATACTTGTTCGGAAAACAACCTAGTAATGTTTTTTGAAACACTAACGTAAGTCTTTGGTGTtgaattcaaaataaaataaaaaataatagtaatcataataattaaaCACTACACAATGCATGAGTGCACCTGGTCCTGTCACGCTGAGTTTCTGTCCACACTAGTCGCCCATCCTAACCCGTCTCGCTCACTTCTCTTCACTTTGTCCAAACTTAAGCTACAAAGGTTTTGTCCGTTACGAAGTGCTTCTCGTCTTTCGCTAAATACCGTTTGTATATGTGGCTAGGCTGAAATGTTGGCATAGTGCAAACTGTAAACGTTCGTAACGTTTCTCTCTTTTGTtttaagataacaaaaaagaggaaaacaaacaaaataataataataataataataataaaaataatattattaacaaTACAAGTcataataattagaataataataataacaacaacaataataataaacagaaatgtTTGGTTCCAGCAGCCGGTCAAACTTCTTTCAAGTATCTCTcaacaacacacatacacacacaaacacccatatatatatatatatatatatatatatatatatatatatatatatatatacacacacaaaaacatcaaacatactttcaaaaaaagtataaaaaagtCAACTTCCTTTTTTTAAGTTTGTAAaagtaaatagcaaagaaaCAGAACGACACGTCGATGAAAAATAACTCTTAATACTTGACAAGTTGCATAGtttgagatttttttcttttcaggcACCTCATCATCGTGGTCTCTCTTTACGCAGGACATGTTCGGAGGGACTGCTCTGCATTCTCGCTCACATAAATATCATCTTGCCCCCTAGTCCCTCTGCTTTGtaacaaaaatatattatatatcttttttttttatctgaaagtgccACAGAAACGAACTCCAAGTTACAGACACCCACTGGATTTTCAGACGGCTGAGCGTAAGCGGCCGTCACGTCGAGGGAGAGAGGCCTGCCGTCGCGTGAGAGTCCGTCtcgcagctgtgtgtgtgtgcgaacagagagatggagatagcGGGATAGCTGCACTCTTTCCCTCCTCCCTCCACCTCGCTCTCCTTTTCTTGTTTGTCCAGGTCCTTGCTGTCAGGGCACAAGTCCTCGCCCCTCCCACCTTTCCTACTAACTCCGCTTGgctgctccctctctccctctctgctctcgTCCGTTTGTCTGCCGCCTGGCCGTCTTTACGAGCAGCCGCATTCTTCCACGATCATGTTCTGGATGTCCTTCTTGACAATCTTCTGCTCCTCGTTGTAGTAGAGCATGGACATGGCGCGGAGGCGCGTGGGCACGCAGCAGGACTTGATGTTGGTGAAGGGGCTGTGGCCACGCATTCGGTAGTGGTTGATGACGGTGGAGTGGAAGGACAGCGAGGTGCCGGTGATGCTGGCGATGTGACTCGGGCACTCGCCCTCGCAGTAGTTGGCGTGGTAGCCGGACGGCGCGATGATCCAGTCGTTCCAGCCGATGTCCTTGAAGTTGACGTAGAACTGCCTCTTGCAGCACACCCGCACCTTGCCGTCGCACTCCAGGCCTCGCTTCCGGCGTCGCCTGGGGCCTTGATCCTCCGCCTGGCGCACCACGGCCATCAGGAAGGGCCGGTGCGACTGCTCCCGCTCCCCACCCCCTGGACTCACCAGGATGGGTGTAGCACGGGCCTCTGCGCACAGCGGGCAGGAGACGCGCAGCCTCAGGGCACTGCTCCCACCTTGCTCCAGCAAGGACTGCACACTGGCTGCCACGGAGAAGGTGTGCCAGCCGCTGCGCCGCGTGTCCACGGCTTTTTCGGCTAGGAGCTTCTCTTCTGTACCTGGCCTCTGCAGCAGGAGCCGGATGGTGACGTTGGTTCGGGTGCGGTTGCCCTTTGGAAGTCTCAGGAAGAGCCATACGTTGGCCTGCTCCACCAGAGACAGCTCGTCGCCCTCCTTGGAGATGAGGAAGTTGATCAGGCCTGGAGCTTCAcctgaggagaggagaagagtagGGGAAGAGGAGCAGGTGGTTAGGTATATGAGTGATGTTGATGCAGGAGGCTGTTTGGTTGATTGTGTGAGCTTTGAGCTAACCACATCAGAGATGTCAGCGGTTGGGAGTGGTAACATCAGTAGAACGTTTGAGCTTTGTGGTTACAGGAGTAACCCCGTTGTTCACGACTGGCCAGCACAACAGGGTTACAGCAATAGCGAGCTGTGTAATTTGCCCTGCTTTACAAATAACAGCTATGATTTTTGTGGCGGCATTTGAGCAAATCCGAATCTGCTAAGACAAACACGTGTATGAACAcatcactcacactcacacatacacccacttgCACACACTGTCCCTCCCACTTAACTCTGTCCTTCCTGTCCAACCTTGAAATTGAGATAACTGCGGGTTTGAAAACAATCAGTTATACAAGCCCTTCGGCATCACCTCTGCTGGTAGCCGGCCAGATGATCTATCAAGAGCCTGCTGGCCTGCGGCGAGCGTTGCCGCAAGTACAGTAACGCATAATGTCCGAGACGACATGCAGTACACAGCGTCCAGCTGCAAGCCGTGATGTGGCATGTTTTCAGTGACTCGCTGTCTCCTTGGATTAGAAAAGGAGTCTCCCTCTGGCTTTGATCCACTGCATTTAACAGACACAGGCGAGGCCTCTGTAAAGTCTCAGATCACAGATCATTTACCAACTTTTAAACTAATCCCGTCCATTTACTGAGGCACGTCTGCGGAATAAAGAGGACTTTTGTAAGGCTTTAATGTTATGGGGGATGATGTGACCAGCTGCGGGT
Coding sequences within it:
- the inhbaa gene encoding inhibin subunit beta Aa; the protein is MSLLPALTGALLLLAHCCSISAMATSGSLPSDCPSCALSRLRRGGPDALATEEAEAQQDVVEAVKRHILSMLHLQARPNITHPVPRAALLNAIRKVHVGRVAQDGSVMIDDEPHSRQEAESAEQTEIITFAEAGEAPGLINFLISKEGDELSLVEQANVWLFLRLPKGNRTRTNVTIRLLLQRPGTEEKLLAEKAVDTRRSGWHTFSVAASVQSLLEQGGSSALRLRVSCPLCAEARATPILVSPGGGEREQSHRPFLMAVVRQAEDQGPRRRRKRGLECDGKVRVCCKRQFYVNFKDIGWNDWIIAPSGYHANYCEGECPSHIASITGTSLSFHSTVINHYRMRGHSPFTNIKSCCVPTRLRAMSMLYYNEEQKIVKKDIQNMIVEECGCS